Sequence from the Candidatus Cloacimonadota bacterium genome:
TATCTTTTCGTGCCTATGCCACTTTCCACTCTTGTAGTATGGATATTTATCCCATGTCACGATTATTCAAAGATCTTTAAGAACTATTTCTAGAACATATCAAATCGTTATTCTATCAGATAGGTGCCTTTAACATAAATCTAGTATTATTGCTTTTCTCATGTTCCAATAAACAGGATTCTATCAAACCTGTCAATAGGAAGAAATACTTGATCCTATTTCTTATCTGTTGCTATCTATTTGTTTCGAAATGCTGTCTCATGCTATGTATAAACATTACTCTTCTATACTGTGTTGTTCTACACAAAGCATCAGCGCACAAATAAAAAGCGGAACCTTCAGGAACCGCTATAATATAAAATGCTATTTATTAAAACTACTCTTGTGGAAGCCATTCATCAAGGATAGTAGGCTTTCTTTCTGGGGCGGGATCTTCCACTTGATAACTACTCTCAGAAAGTACATAAATAACCTTAATTCCAGCTTTACCAAAGTTCTCGGTAGTAGTTGCAGTATAATTGAAGTTATCGGCATCGTAATGGATAACAAAATCTTCAGTTTCCATATACATCATACCCGTATCATCTGTTTTGACCTCGTAGGCATTGGAACCCATAAGATTCAACTGACCAAAATCGAAAGGATAATCTCCAAATTCATCATTTCTACGAAACTCTTCAGTAGCGTTGATTGCTTCCTGCAAAACTGGGATCAAGGCTTCAAATTTCTCATGCGCAAGAGCTTCTGCGGCTTTGTCTATTCTCAACTGGCGCATACCAAAGAAAAATACAAATAATAACCCCACCAAAAGGAGGATCATAATTAACTCTACAAGGCTAACCTTGTGAGTATCAGAGACTTTCTGATTGCTGTTTACTTTTACTTGTGTATTTTTAGCTGTTTCAGACATTATCTTCTCCCAAGAAATTCTTCTTTACATTCATGTTTTTTATACTTTCTTTTTTTGTCAAACCTTTTTTATGCATAACCAAACTCGGCATCAGTAGATGTTCAAGATATATTATCAAGATCCGCCGAATATTGCAATCTCGCTCACCGAATTCGCAAATCAAATGATAAATATCTGGTATTCCACTTTCAGGCATAATTTCTTCATGCCTGTTGTAAAACCATTAAGCATTCTTTTCTTTGTCCTTCTCAGGAGTTCGATAAAGATATATTCAGTTCTTTCATTCTGGAATGGCAAGCCGTCTCCCGTGTTATGGAGCTCTTCCCCATGCCCCTGTTATTCAACGGCCTCAATGGGATAATTCGTCAAACTCGCTACCCAACCACAGCGTATAGATGAAGCTTTACTATTCAATGCTTCAAGGCAAGCTCTACCACAGTATATAGAGGTGACTATTTATTAATGACATATATCAATTATCAAAATATGTCTGCGGTCTCCTTCCAGAAAAACCATCCAATGCTTTGGTCGGTTTTAAGCTAAGAGCAAACCCAAATGATGGTTTGTTTGCATTCAGGAATTCCATTGTAAGGCGCAGCTCAATAAAATCCCAGATCAAACTTGGGTTTCTAAGACGAATTCCAAACCCCTGGGCAAACAATCTATCTGGTGCGTGCAATTTATCGTCATGGTGTACAGCTGCCATATCCATAAAAGTGAATGCCGATATCTGAAATCCGATTATCTGGAAGGGAGTATTGATATCTTCTTCTATACTTAAACTTGCCAGATCTGTTCCGCTGAGATCCTCTCCATCTCTATAAAATTGATCTTCTGCGAGATTAATTCTTTGGGTGGGATAGCTCTTCGATGTTCCAATTATCCTAGCTCGTATCATGCCTCGATTGCCAAATCTGCCTATTAATCGCATTGGAGTTATATAGACGGGCTCCATTGCAAAAAGAGTCTGACCTGCCTTGCCATTGCTCAAATAGGTTTCTGTAGATATTTTATTGTAAAGGTAATGTCCTGCATTATGATAGCTTGACCATTCCCATTGCACTCCCATATATTGACGATTCTGCCACTCTGCAAAATCGTGACCCGCCATTACCTGTAAAAGATGACCCTTAGGAAGATAGTTATTATCCAAAAAAGAACTTAACCCAGATACATAACGATACTCAGGTGATGCATAACCAATAGTCCCAAGGGCAAAGAAAGAGTTTTGCCAAGCCAGTTCTTCAGGACGTATTTGATGTTTACGGTATCTTACAGAAAGAGCAGAGTAGATATATTCTGGATAATCCAGTACACTATAGGTGTGTGCGAACCATGCTCCATATTGATGATACTTAAGCCTCGAATTCCAAAAACTAATCTTAGTATCGGATGCTCGATAATCTATGCCCCCAAAATTATTCATTAACGGATATAAAAACTCTCGATTAAAAGCAATATCAAGGCGTTTATCATCTGGCAAGGATAACCTGTGAAAATCTCCCTTTATGTACTTTCTCAAAATATTGGGATGAGTATAAAAACTCTCCCAACCGAGTATGTCCCTCTTTTGGGGGTCCACGTATAGACTATAATTAATTGAATGAGTTAAGCCCAAGAAGTTTCTATCCACCAATGTTAACTGTAGCTTGTTATGATCAATCAGTTTTGGAGCAAACTTCAAGAAAAACTTCTCCCTTAGCTTTATGTCCACGCCAACTCTCGGTTGCTTGGGGTCTGTAATCTCAAACTCCAGTTCCGAATATAGCTCAGAATCGTATAAATAATGTAGATTGGCTATTAATAAAGCAGGATTTAGCGTATCGCCCTCAACAAAAAAAAGGTTTTGCTTGAGTATGTTGTTTCGGGTTTTGGGATGAATCATATTACCGAAGCGAAGCACATCGTTATATAGTGGCAAACCTTCTCTTTGAGGCTTAATCTCAAACACATCTTTCTGTAAAACATTTATCTTAGAAATAGTTTTACCGCTCCATAAAGCAAAATCCTGATCCAATTCGGGCACATATGGCTCCGCGTCTCCTTCCTTGAAGATAAGCGGATACACTCTTTTTAGAAACCGATGCTCCAGCATTTCTTCCTTAGTTTCAGCCACTAAGTCCCTGGAGGTGAATATGCCATTTTTAAGCAGCTCATCATCTTCAGCCCAAAGCACACATTGGGAAAATAATACCAGGCAGAGCAGGGTTAGTATTTTAGTCATTACTTCAATACTCCATTTGTTACCATTCTACCCTAAGCCCTCCTTTCGTCAAGCAGTTCTACAAGCATTTACCACATAGAGACAGTTACATAAACAGATATATCAGATTTTTATGCACAAAATATCGGTTTGGTGGGCTTTTTCTAATCGTAGCTATACTCACCCGTCACCCTTTTATTATTGGGCTTTACTCCATGCCCCGCTCACTCTACAGCCTTGCATATAAAACAAAAAAGCGTCTTGCTTCTTCACGGCAAGACGCTAAAGGACTATCTCGTATTCAAGATACGTTTCGACGCTTGTAGATAAAATAAGAAGCCGTTATTAGTAGTACATTTATTGCTAACCATATCATTTGTTCAGAATAACTGGTTAGTGACCCCTTTGTAAAGTCTATCGGTACAAAGGCAGTCTTCATCGAAATTTTTGTTATAACCTCAAATGGGGTAAATACTACTCTATTCCAAAACCCAAATATGCTGTAAGTTTCAAGACCCCAAGAGAGCTTTAGCATTAGCCTTATCGATTCGTATATGGCAAAGAACAATAATAGCTTAACAGCCGGTGTTTTTCGAAACATGCTAGAGAAAAACCACACCAAAGGTATCAAAAGAATCGAAGCTTTGAGCATATAAACAGTAGCATTTATCAACGCACCCAGCCCAATCGTAAAAGAAGGATATCCAATAGCAAAAGAAATGGTGCCGATAATAAGATAATTGACCAATATCAATACAATGAACTCTATGAATACAGCTACAGACACAAACGCTGCTTTGGTTCCCATTATCTTAAGAAGACTAACTGGTTGAGAGAGGTGAAAGATCTCACATCGTTTTTGATAATCCTGATTTAGGCAAACATCTGCCAAACTTATAGATGTTAACAGACTCAACCAAGCTAAGAATATTGCGGCACCATAATGCAATCCCCATAGTAGCACATTTATGCCTGGCTGACTGGAATCCAGATTTACGAAATTGGGCAACCCAAATCTTATTGCTCCATAAGCAAATGCTATTATACCCAAACCGTAATGTACCAGAAGAACCCATAGCGGAATGAGAAAGGTTTTCTTATTGGTATGCCACTCTTTAAGTAATAAGGTCTTAAACTGTCGCACTGTTACCTCCTACTACTTCCATAAATATATCAGATATTGATGGTCTGTTATATACTGCACCTTCAACTTGCACGTCAGATGGCAATACTGCACTTACAAATCCCAAGGTTTTATTAATCTCACGCGCTCCAGAATCATAAAGAACCTGCTTCTTGTCTGATGGAGCTGTAATTACATGGTATCTAGTTTTCAAACTCTCAACTTCTTCATTCAAAACTATCTTACCATTATCGATAATGATAATTTCCTGCAATATATCCTCAATTTCTTCCACCTGATGAGTGGAAATAAAGATGGTGCGTTGCTCATCAAAAAACTCACCTAAGATGATATTGAAGAATTCCTTTCTAAACGCAATATCGAGCCCCAATGTTGGCTCATCCAGAAGCAGATAACGTACGTCTAAGGATATGGTCAACAAGAGATACAGCTTTGTCTTCATGCCCTTGGAAAGCTTACCCACTTTCTTGTCTAAAGGCAAATTTGCTCTGGAAAACAAGCGTTCACTGCGTTCAATATTGAAATGAGGATTAAGGTTCCTTACATAATTGATGGTTTGAGAAACCGTTAAGCGGTCATCTAAGCCACTAACATCGGGAATAAATGCCACCTGATCAAACACCCGGTGATCTCGATGTTGCAAGTGAAATCCATCCAGACTAACAGTTCCCTCATGATCCATAAAACCAAGCATGCAACGCATCAGAGTGGATTTGCCGGCTCCGTTTTTTCCCAGCAATCCCACAATTTTCCCCCAAGGCAGAGTAAAAGACACATTATCCAAAGCTTGGAATTTTCCAAACTTCTTACTTAATCCATTTACCTGATAAGGTATTGGATGGTTCTCAAACGTCTTTTCATAAACTGTCATTGCTCTTCTCCATAAACACTTTTTACCTTATTAATTACCTCTTCTTTGGGAATCTCATAACTTTTTGCCAATCGCAAAGAAGGCTCCAAAGATTCTTGGATAAATGAACTTCTCCGATTAGATATGATCATCTCTCTGGCACCGGGAGAAACAAATATCCCTATACCTCGTTTGTGATACAAAATCCCTTCATCTACCAACAGGTTAACCGCATTACCGGCTGTAATGGGGTTGATCCTGTATTCAGCAGCCATTTCCCGGAGCGATTTTAACCGATCTTCCTCATTTAATGCCCGGGCAAGTATCTGTTCTTCGATTTGTTGCCTCAGCTGGAGGTAAATCGGGATGTCTTCTTTAAAAACTTTCATCGCATCCTCACTATAGTTTATTTCACTTAGCGCCTTAGTGATGTAGTCAACTATATCACCAGGTATCTAATGTCAAGTTCTTTCTTTATATTATTTACATTTCCCCGCCCCCAGATGTTACTATCTACATGTTATACATATAGTTACAAGATATAATATAATTTTTGGGGATTCATTTTTACCGCTTTTCCAGTACCATAGTGTTTGCTATATTGACAAAAAAAACAGTCAATTCTCAGTATGTTAACAGCCTACAGACCCTACATAGAATGCCCTCCGATACGTGGAATCACCGCCCGGTGATTCCCACGGTTTTTTATCCTTCAATCTGAT
This genomic interval carries:
- a CDS encoding ABC transporter ATP-binding protein; its protein translation is MTVYEKTFENHPIPYQVNGLSKKFGKFQALDNVSFTLPWGKIVGLLGKNGAGKSTLMRCMLGFMDHEGTVSLDGFHLQHRDHRVFDQVAFIPDVSGLDDRLTVSQTINYVRNLNPHFNIERSERLFSRANLPLDKKVGKLSKGMKTKLYLLLTISLDVRYLLLDEPTLGLDIAFRKEFFNIILGEFFDEQRTIFISTHQVEEIEDILQEIIIIDNGKIVLNEEVESLKTRYHVITAPSDKKQVLYDSGAREINKTLGFVSAVLPSDVQVEGAVYNRPSISDIFMEVVGGNSATV
- a CDS encoding GntR family transcriptional regulator, which encodes MKVFKEDIPIYLQLRQQIEEQILARALNEEDRLKSLREMAAEYRINPITAGNAVNLLVDEGILYHKRGIGIFVSPGAREMIISNRRSSFIQESLEPSLRLAKSYEIPKEEVINKVKSVYGEEQ